A genomic stretch from Solanum stenotomum isolate F172 chromosome 8, ASM1918654v1, whole genome shotgun sequence includes:
- the LOC125873060 gene encoding peptide-N4-(N-acetyl-beta-glucosaminyl)asparagine amidase A-like: MSVSAPPLMAVLIFYFITISFIAPFSSSLPEHHFHFNKNGLRHNTSSQPQQYIEITRPLSFTNLPPSCTFHILTHDFANTMGLPPVSASYSPPANCSWTHVALQFNVSSKGEQYDRIAAVWLDGAELLRTSTAEPTDDGIFWTVTKDVTRYSSILVNENISLSVMMENMVNDVYTGVYQVNISFLYYNVKKMDVSLSNSYNRKMKLENDLKSEIENPADLIIPISGNGSEGFWFRILNESEMHGQSVIIPKNTYKAVIEIYVSSHGYDEFWYTNPPDSYIQMNNLTTKRGHGSYREVLVNIDMILVGSVIPFPVIFTGGINPMYWEPLVSIGAFDLPSYDIDLTPYLGLLLDGQAHFLELGVNDSIPFWLVGANLHLWVDNNCVLPCEVQAKIIDFGTPKFKIEQSSSFLGLDGSFEVEIKRKGEISYWVNSTAGNLTTIIKRELKFKNKMNFYLNGTEKKIKQKVEEEIEVSVLSNSGGTISKTKVKRKFPLTITSKTIPSMENDTTLMLSDLDHEWKEKKKLDGGPSISLTNRQQCNGWMVVQGHNVLHGGATTQQTYSYSDEADCYSRTISAANGKLMNDTANILCAAAPLKFGSFSAL; the protein is encoded by the coding sequence atgagtgtATCTGCTCCTCCTCTCATGGCGGTTCTCATCTTCTACTTCATCACCATCAGCTTTATTGCCccattttcttcttccttaCCTGAACACCATTTCCACTTTAACAAAAATGGTCTTCGCCACAACACTTCTTCACAGCCACAGCAATACATAGAGATCACTCGTCCATTGTCATTCACAAATCTCCCTCCTTCTTGTACTTTTCATATCCTtactcatgatttcgccaataCGATGGGTCTCCCGCCGGTCTCCGCCTCTTACTCTCCTCCGGCCAATTGCTCCTGGACTCATGTGGCTCTTCAGTTCAATGTTTCTTCTAAAGGTGAGCAATACGATCGAATCGCCGCCGTTTGGCTTGATGGCGCCGAACTCCTCCGTACCAGCACCGCTGAGCCTACCGATGACGGAATTTTCTGGACTGTAACGAAGGATGTTACCAGGTACTCCTCCATCCTGGTCAACGAGAATATATCTCTTTCTGTCATGATGGAAAATATGGTCAACGATGTTTATACCGGTGTTTATCAGGTTAATATTAGTTTCCTCTACTATAATGTTAAGAAAATGGATGTTTCGTTATCGAACAGTTATAATCGGAAAATGAAGCtggaaaatgatttgaaaagtGAGATTGAAAACCCGGCAGATTTGATAATACCTATATCGGGAAATGGGAGTGAAGGATTTTGGTTTCGAATTCTGAATGAATCAGAGATGCATGGGCAGAGTGTTATTATTCCGAAGAATACATACAAAGCTGTGATTGAGATTTACGTATCATCACACGGTTATGATGAGTTTTGGTACACGAATCCGCCTGATTCATACATACAAATGAATAATTTAACTACCAAGAGAGGTCATGGATCCTACAGGGAAGTTTTGGTGAATATAGATATGATTTTGGTTGGATCCGTAATTCCATTTCCTGTTATATTCACTGGTGGAATTAATCCTATGTACTGGGAACCACTAGTTTCAATTGGGGCATTTGATCTTCCTTCATATGACATTGATTTAACACCATATTTGGGGCTTTTACTCGACGGTCAAGCTCATTTTCTAGAGCTTGGGGTGAATGATAGTATCCCATTCTGGCTTGTGGGTGCCAATTTGCACCTTTGGGTGGATAACAATTGTGTATTGCCTTGTGAAGTGCAGgcaaaaattattgattttggtACCCCTAAGTTCAAGATTGAGCAATCTTCGAGTTTTCTAGGCCTGGATGGATCATTTGAGGTTGAGATTAAGAGGAAGGGTGAGATTTCTTATTGGGTGAACTCAACTGCAGGAAATTTGACTACTATAATCAAGCGAGAATTGAAGTTCAAGAACAAAATGAACTTTTATCTAAACGGAACTGAGAAAAAGATTAAGCAAAAAGTGGAGGAAGAGATTGAAGTTAGCGTATTGTCTAATAGTGGTGGCACGATCTCTAAAACCAAAGTGAAGAGGAAATTTCCGCTTACTATAACATCTAAGACTATACCATCAATGGAGAATGATACAACCTTGATGCTTTCTGATTTGGATCATGAAtggaaggagaagaagaagttggatgGAGGTCCTTCAATCTCATTGACAAATCGGCAGCAATGCAATGGATGGATGGTTGTTCAAGGTCACAATGTTTTACATGGTGGGGCAACTACTCAACAAACTTATTCTTACTCCGATGAAGCTGATTGCTATTCTCGAACCATTTCAGCTGCCAATGGCAAGCTTATGAATGACACTGCAAACATTCTTTGTGCAGCAGCTCCTTTGAAGTTTGGTTCATTTTCTGCTTTGTGA
- the LOC125873381 gene encoding probable methyltransferase PMT22, with protein sequence MAISSASSSMQDMFKQRKYPFIFSLFLLLMFVTLLLISNSQKSPIFAAINFAQRTALIKSVPEFNPNSISTSTSTNLHQSDENNNTSINHESPLNNVRIDPKSSNIPLTINPEKSDTIISDELETFSYHWKLCPGPLAVDYIPCLDNWKAIKKIKSRRHMEHRERHCPVPSPRCLIPLPKGYKLPLPWPKSRDMIWYDNVPHPKLVEYKKDQNWVKKSGDYFVFPGGGTQFRDGVNHYIEFIEETFPTIQWGKSIRVLLDVGCGVASFGGYLLDKNVITMSFAPKDEHEAQIQFALERGIPATLSVIATKKLAFPDNVYDMIHCARCRVHWHADGGKPLMELNRILRPGGYFIWSATPVYKKDEGHKNVWKVMVNLTEAMCWKMVARTFFKRGRVGLVIYQKSDSSSCYENRKENIPPMCDQKKNRLNSSWYTPLDSCLLPLASSNYKWPAPWPQRLNTKPLSLSLETDAEETFNKDTRHWASLVSDVYLGGLAINWSSVRNVMDMNAGYGGFATALIDRPLWVMNVVPISGPDTLPIIFDRGLVGTYHDWCESFNTYPRTYDLLHSSFLYGNLIQRCDLVDVAVEMDRMVRPGGYILVQDTIQMIKQLGSILRSLHWSVTLHQHQFLVGKKDFWRPKDVARE encoded by the exons ATGGCTATATCATCAGCGTCATCGTCAATGCAAGATATGTTCAAACAACGCAAGTATCCATTCATCTTCTCTTTATTCCTTTTACTAATGTTCGTAACTCTCCTCCTCATTTCTAACTCCCAGAAATCACCCATTTTCGCTGCCATCAACTTTGCTCAACGCACCGCTCTAATCAAATCAGTCCCGGAGTTTAATCCTAACAGTATTAGTACTTCAACTTCAACCAATTTACACCAATCCGATGAAAACAATAATACTAGTATCAATCATGAGTCCCCGTTGAATAATGTCAGGATTGATCCTAAGTCGTCTAACATTCCGCTTACAATTAACCCTGAGAAGTCTGATACGATCATCAGCGATGAGTTGGAAACATTCTCTTATCATTGGAAGCTATGCCCAGGTCCACTGGCGGTTGATTACATACCATGCCTTGATAACTGGAAGgcaatcaaaaaaataaaatcgagAAGGCATATGGAGCATAGGGAAAGGCATTGCCCTGTTCCTAGTCCCAGATGTTTGATTCCATTGCCGAAAGGTTATAAGTTGCCCCTTCCGTGGCCTAAGAGTAGGGATATG ATATGGTATGACAATGTTCCTCATCCTAAGCTTGTGGAatataaaaaagaccaaaattgGGTGAAAAAGTCTGGTGATTATTTTGTTTTCCCTGGTGGTGGAACACAGTTCAGGGACGGAGTGAATCACTACATCGAATTCATTGAAGAG ACTTTTCCAACAATTCAATGGGGAAAGAGTATAAGGGTCCTTTTAGATGTTGGATGTGGTGTTGCTAGCTTTGGTGGTTATTTGCTGGATAAAAATGTCATTACTATGTCATTTGCTCCAAAGGATGAACATGAGGCTCAGATACAGTTTGCCCTCGAGCGTGGAATCCCTGCTACTCTCTCAGTCATTGCAACTAAAAAACTTGCATTTCCAGATAATGTATATGACATGATTCATTGTGCAAGATGCAGGGTTCATTGGCATGCAGATG GAGGAAAACCGTTGATGGAGCTCAACAGGATTCTTAGGCCAGGAGGGTATTTCATATGGTCTGCAACGCCAGTTTATAAGAAGGATGAAGGACATAAGAATGTCTGGAAAG TTATGGTTAATCTGACTGAAGCAATGTGCTGGAAGATGGTGGCAAGGACCTTCTTTAAAAGGGGTAGAGTCGGGTTAGTTATATATCAAAAATCAGATTCATCTTCCTGCTATGAGAATCGCAAAGAAAATATTCCCCCTATGTGTGACCAGAAGAAGAATAGGCTGAATAGTTCATG GTACACACCACTGGACAGCTGCCTTCTACCACTAGCCTCGAgtaactacaagtggcctgcaCCATGGCCTCAGAGGCTCAACACGAAACCTCTAAGTCTATCGCTCGAAACAGATGCTGAAGAGACATTCAACAAGGATACAAGACACTGGGCATCATTGGTATCAGATGTATACTTAGGAGGCCTTGCTATAAATTGGTCAAGTGTGAGGAATGTGATGGACATGAATGCAGGCTATGGAGG ATTTGCTACAGCACTGATTGATCGACCCCTGTGGGTAATGAATGTTGTTCCTATCAGTGGACCAGATACTCTACCTATTATCTTCGATAGGGGCTTGGTTGGCACGTACCATGACTGGTGCGAGTCCTTCAATACCTATCCTCGGACATATGATCTTCTACATTCCAGCTTCCTCTATGGAAATTTAATCCAAAG ATGTGATCTAGTGGATGTCGCTGTGGAGATGGACAGAATGGTGAGACCAGGTGGATACATTTTAGTTCAAGACACTATACAGATGATTAAACAACTAGGCTCGATTCTACGTTCACTTCATTGGTCAGTAACTCTGCATCAACATCAATTTCTTGTTGGTAAGAAAGACTTTTGGCGCCCCAAAGATGTTGCAAGGGAATGA